The nucleotide window atttatattttatatttattttatttatttatttatttatttatttatttatttatttttatttatttttattttattttatttatttatttatttattttattttattttatctttttatttttattttatcttttatcttttcttttatctACAGTATGTCTAACTTTTTAGTCTGTAATAAaggctatataaattcaaaaaataaataaataaaataaatttcgaTTGTGAATAATTTCATTATTACTGAATCTGAAGGGACCCAAGCCCATGGGCCCTGTTCTAGCCCTTTTCTTCCAGCAGGGGATCTCTTTTGGGGTTATTTACCCAAACCtgggtaaaaaataaaaaaaatttatGTGCTGTGTTAATAAAATtaacaaattacatcatttgtttaATTAACTTGGAAAAATGTTTGTATTAGTAAAAGCCACCACACATTAATGACTTGATAAACACAGAATATAAATTAGTGACCTATCCTTGGGACAAGATTCCTCTGCAAGGTTTGTTAATCCTCACCTTCCTTCTGATTAATAGCTGAACAGCTTCCAAGATTCAACAGTCTGGTGGTAAACGTTGACTGCAGCATCATTTCACCAACCCAGTGGTTCTCATAAACAACAAGATCTGCCAGAAGAAGACAAAGGAGATCTATCAATGGAAAAATCACCCGGTACATCCAATGCTGTACTTGCACTGGACGCCGTTTATTTTTAGGGTTTCAGCCAGACAAGATTTTGAATGTGCAAGAGCATTGGGAAGTGAACCTATGGCCTTCAAAGTGCTTCTACTGGATCAATAGCAAACCCCAGGAAAATTAAACCCCAGTGACATTTCAGGGGGATTCATGTCATAACAAAGATTGAATAGGCCGAACGTAGGCAATCCATGTTTCTGAGAAGTAAAAAGGAATTACAGacctgatgtcctaacagccaggaaacacactgagacaatgaaccgGTCTCTAATAtctattgctagtacttaacaggaatcctaacaaactgaggaagcgtgagaaaaacccagacaaataacccccaaaggttaaggcggtcccgatctgtgtctctttgaatggctgaacagttcctcagtgctacgcatgcgcttgacagtctgggtgggagccccctgctcgccatccttactcatgacacctattcTCCCTTTCCTGTCCCATTATGGGCACCCTCTCAAAACTAGAATCAGAAACTCATTTTAGCTTAGAGGGTGACCATAAAGCAGTAGTTGGCCATTTCAATATCATGGCGAACATGTAGATAAGAGTTAAAGTGCAAAGTTAAAGTGAAACTACACCCAAGGGAAGATCCTTCCCAAATCCTGGTCTGGAAAATCCTTGAATGAGCACCTGGTGAGAGAAAGAAGTGACCAAAAAGCTTGTGCTCCAGCTTAAAGTCGTGTCCTGAATTAAGGCAAATCAGAGAGATAATAAACACAGTGTGAGACAGcttctatgaaaataaaataaaataaaatatagttccaCAGATGCTTCCTAGATTTCCATATGGCGATGGGCAagctgcaagaagatccaaccagtccatcctccaggaaataaagccagactgctcacttgagggaatgatattaaaggcaaaaccggagtactttggccacataatgagaagacaggacaccctggagaagatgctgatgctagggagagtggagggcaaaaggaagaggggccgaccaagggcaaggtggatggatgatattctagaggtgacggactcgtccctgggggagctgggggtgttgatgaccgacaggaagctctggcgtgggctggtccatgaagtcacgaagagtcggaagtgactgaacaaataaacaacgtGGGCATATATCTCATTTTGTTCCCCATTGTGCAGGTctcagaacatttttattttgtactttttcaTCTGCGCTTACAGAAGAATGCCTCAGAAATAGAGAGATACTGGAGGGCATCTGAGAGGCAACAGAAACATACATGGAATGGGTCTCTTTGTATGATTAAATTCTGGACGCAGTCATGTTGCATAGTCATACCAATGCAACAATAATGAAGGACGCCGTTTTCCAGTGGCTGGATAATCCCACCTTCTAAAAATATTAACATGGTTGTACCAGACTTCACAACACTACTGTTGAAGAGCCACATCAACCAAAACATTTCCGGGTACCGGGTTTTGTTTAAACAGCCTAAGAACTGTGAAAACAAAGCATATAAAATATCCCTCTTACAGATGCAAATGTAACTGTTTTACAGACTTACCTGTGAATAGTACGATATCTCCAGGAAAGATGGCAAGTGATAAAAACACTGCTGCTCTCCACAACACCACCTTCCGTTGTACTTCCGACTGATCGGAAACGACAACTGTGGCTAAGGGGACTTTGGAGGACACGGCAGTTCCTAGCTTGACTTCTTTGATATGACAAGGATGCAGCACCAGGACCAAGATGGAGTACTTCCAGCCTTTGGCAACACAGTCTTTTAGCAATGAGAGCTGCTTCTGAGCTTTTTCAGCTCCTGGGATCCTCGTTTTTTCAGTTTTTTGTACTGGGCAGACTGGGGAACAAACTAATTTAGTTCTTTTGGATGGCTGCTCATCTCCAAAAGTAAAGTGAGAAGTAGTTACATTATCTTCAGACACTTGAGATCTTTCAGCACAGTGGTCTTCTTGAGAACACAGCGGTCTTTTCTGCTGGGGTATAAGGTGGTGCCCTTCATTATCAAGTTTCTTAACAGGTAAATATAGAGGACCTATGGACACACAAGTATTTTCCTGAAAGCTAGTTTCTTCCAAATATGAATTATCTTGACCAGAGTTATCTGAATCAAAGAGTTCAACAGAATTGTCAGAGTCTGGTTTACAGTTTATGTCAACCTTTTTAGCAGCCATGTCACCATCTTCATTTAATTTAACTAGGGGTTCTGCATCTGCTTCATCTTCCTGACAAGGTATGGCCAATTCTACTCCTTCCACTGCTATAGGtttgttttgcatttcattttgacCTACAACATACCGTCCTGAAAAGAGAGCTACTTGGCTTAAAGTCAGAATACTAAGGAATTCAGTGTCTGTTGATAGGTCAAGATTTGCATGTGTATCTCGTAGGTTTTCAGTTTTTGATTCATCTGTTTTTTGCAAACACGTTTTCAGATACTGGCTTGGGAGTAGATGAGGTTCACACTGAAAATATGATGGATTATGAGTCTCTaccacacattttttaaattctttcatCTTAGAAACCAAGGGAGAAGTATCAAGATGGTTACGTACTATACAACTAGCTTTTCCTTCAGTATAAATTGGTTTGCTTTGTTGACACACAAGATGTTTCTTCTGGTTCCCTCCGCTTATATCACCGCAGACAGAACAACCTCTGTCAGGTGATTCACTCAGCACCTTATTTACATTGCTGAAGGATTTGACACTTCCAACACACATTGCACAATCTGTCATAAAGGCATCAACTAAGCCACATTCTTTTTCGAAGTTTGCTGGGAAGTGATCTTTGGAATCGGCAACCAAAACTGCATCATTTGTGGTCTGATGGTCAGAGCAAAGGTTAAAAGTGTCATTGGTAACTGAAAGATAGAGTTCCCTCCATGGCTCCTCAGTAGCTAAAGAACATTTATCTTCTTTAGAGCTTCTTGGAGCAGTTGGAAGAATGGGTGCACCAAAGAACATGTGAATTTGAGGTGTTCTGGACATTTCGCAGGATTCTGATTATGGGGGAAATTTAGCTTAATGTAATATACACAATAGTTCATTTTATATGTAGTGCCTAAAACATAATTTTTACTCATTTACAGCTTTTCAAATAATTCATTCAAGGATGGTAATGTTAATCTGTCATAAAATATTCAAGAAACAAATTTCTTCCATTGATTTTGGGGAAATGCACATAttaaatattcataaaaatacTCAGATTGATTTAATCAACACACTATAAACATGGAATTTATAGTCCTTTTAAAATCCTTGGAATCTCATATTCTCTGTATTt belongs to Candoia aspera isolate rCanAsp1 chromosome 6, rCanAsp1.hap2, whole genome shotgun sequence and includes:
- the SHLD2 gene encoding shieldin complex subunit 2 isoform X1, which encodes MSRTPQIHMFFGAPILPTAPRSSKEDKCSLATEEPWRELYLSVTNDTFNLCSDHQTTNDAVLVADSKDHFPANFEKECGLVDAFMTDCAMCVGSVKSFSNVNKVLSESPDRGCSVCGDISGGNQKKHLVCQQSKPIYTEGKASCIVRNHLDTSPLVSKMKEFKKCVVETHNPSYFQCEPHLLPSQYLKTCLQKTDESKTENLRDTHANLDLSTDTEFLSILTLSQVALFSGRYVVGQNEMQNKPIAVEGVELAIPCQEDEADAEPLVKLNEDGDMAAKKVDINCKPDSDNSVELFDSDNSGQDNSYLEETSFQENTCVSIGPLYLPVKKLDNEGHHLIPQQKRPLCSQEDHCAERSQVSEDNVTTSHFTFGDEQPSKRTKLVCSPVCPVQKTEKTRIPGAEKAQKQLSLLKDCVAKGWKYSILVLVLHPCHIKEVKLGTAVSSKVPLATVVVSDQSEVQRKVVLWRAAVFLSLAIFPGDIVLFTDLVVYENHWVGEMMLQSTFTTRLLNLGSCSAINQKEVSHVVDSNILQDLLTCVSAKHAPLQALPPRRRQSLDQVPHILLGQLKPDTLVHAVLKIINISVLTESMYSFKGEKQRKIILTVEQIKDQPYALVVWGEAADQCLHLQRKKDHIWEFKYLFVKHSPVSGDLELHTTPWSVLECLFDDDRRALAFKEKFEKNVKDSMKMTTLATHLDEKCSGIIQAKACVSKLNFTGACLSYGQAVFDADTSLQHIFASLPLITYTGCAKCGRELQADDNEIYNQCLACLPFNKVKIFYRPAVMTVEDEGYEIPVRVGSELMEKIFLNVPAEWLKKAIEPSSDTTYGMIVADLCHSLLTDPEASYLLTIRSHFVLDENSFPLEKDFQLLSFHLDL
- the SHLD2 gene encoding shieldin complex subunit 2 isoform X2 encodes the protein MSRTPQIHMFFGAPILPTAPRSSKEDKCSLATEEPWRELYLSVTNDTFNLCSDHQTTNDAVLVADSKDHFPANFEKECGLVDAFMTDCAMCVGSVKSFSNVNKVLSESPDRGCSVCGDISGGNQKKHLVCQQSKPIYTEGKASCIVRNHLDTSPLVSKMKEFKKCVVETHNPSYFQCEPHLLPSQYLKTCLQKTDESKTENLRDTHANLDLSTDTEFLSILTLSQVALFSGRYVVGQNEMQNKPIAVEGVELAIPCQEDEADAEPLVKLNEDGDMAAKKVDINCKPDSDNSVELFDSDNSGQDNSYLEETSFQENTCVSIGPLYLPVKKLDNEGHHLIPQQKRPLCSQEDHCAERSQVSEDNVTTSHFTFGDEQPSKRTKLVCSPVCPVQKTEKTRIPGAEKAQKQLSLLKDCVAKGWKYSILVLVLHPCHIKEVKLGTAVSSKVPLATVVVSDQSEVQRKVVLWRAAVFLSLAIFPGDIVLFTDLVVYENHWVGEMMLQSTFTTRLLNLGSCSAINQKEVSHVVDSNILQDLLTCVSAKHAPLQALPPRRRQSLDQVPHILLGQLKPDTLVHAVLKIINISVLTESMYSFKGEKQRKIILTVEQIKDQPYALVVWGEAADQCLHLQRKKDHIWEFKYLFVKHSPVSGDLELHTTPWSVLECLFDDDRRALAFKEKFEKNVKDSMKMTTLATHLDEKCSGIIQAKACVSKLNFTGACLSYGQAVFDADTSLQHIFASLPLITYTGCAKCGRELQADDNEIYNQCLACLPFNKVKIFYRPAVMTVEDEGYEIPVRVGSELMEKIFLNVPAEWLKKAIGAILSWMKIVFLWRKISSS